From the Mycobacterium sp. DL592 genome, the window CGGAGCCTTCTTGGCAGGAGCGGCCTTCTTAGCCGGAGCGGCCTTCTTGACCGGAGCCTTCTTGGCAGGAGCGGCCTTCTTGACCGGAGCCTTCTTCGCAGGAGCGGCCTTCTTGACCGGAGCCGCCTTCTTGGCCGGAGCCTTCTTAGCCGGAGCGGCCTTCTTGACCGGAGCCTTCTTGGCAGGAGCGGCCTTCTTGACCGGAGCCTTCTTCACGACGGCCTTGCGGACCGCCTTCTTGACGGCAGCCTTCTTGACCGGGCCACCGACAGCGCCGCGCTTGACCGCAGGTCCTTCGGCCGGAAGCTTCTGCGCGCCAGAGACGACAGCCTTGAACTGAGCGCCCGGGCGGAAGGCCGGAACGGAGGTCGGCTTCACTTTCACGGTTTCACCGGTGCGCGGATTGCGCGCAACGCGGGCGGCACGACGACGCTGTTCGAAAACACCGAAACCGGTGATGGTCACACTGTCGCCCTTGTGCACCGCGCGCACAATGGTGTCGACGATGTTCTCGACCGCGTCAGTAGCCTGCCGACGATCCACGTTCAGCTTCGCGGTGAGAGCGTCGATCAGCTCTGCTTTGTTCATTCAAATCCTCCGAAAACAGTGGTCCTTTCTGGACCGACTGACAAACACGGTAAACCCAAGGCCAGCAGATTTCCAAGTGCCACGCCCAATTTCAGGTATTGCTTAGGAGGATTTCAGCAAACCGGTTGCCGCCCTAGGGCGGTGAATCCCCGAACCGCGAACCCCCCGCCAGGGGCGGGAATTCGGCTCTCGGGGGGTCTCAGGACGGGGCGACGATGCGCGGCTTCCAGCTCGGCCGAGCTGCTTCGTAAGCCTCGATTTCTTCGAGTTTCCGCAGCGTGAGGCCTATATCGTCGAGACCCTCGAGCAGCCGCCATGCCGTGTAATCGTCAATCGTGAACGGCACCACGGCT encodes:
- a CDS encoding HU family DNA-binding protein, whose product is MNKAELIDALTAKLNVDRRQATDAVENIVDTIVRAVHKGDSVTITGFGVFEQRRRAARVARNPRTGETVKVKPTSVPAFRPGAQFKAVVSGAQKLPAEGPAVKRGAVGGPVKKAAVKKAVRKAVVKKAPVKKAAPAKKAPVKKAAPAKKAPAKKAAPVKKAAPAKKAPVKKAAPAKKAPVKKAAPAKKAAPAKKAPAKKAAPVKKAAPAKKAPAKKAPAKKGRR